A genome region from uncultured Roseibium sp. includes the following:
- a CDS encoding DUF465 domain-containing protein — protein MSEADEKAVRIELAQLRQEHRDLDVAVEALAATANCDALQLQRLKKKKLMIKDRISTLEDQLFPDIIA, from the coding sequence ATGTCGGAAGCGGATGAAAAGGCAGTGAGAATTGAACTGGCGCAGCTTCGCCAGGAACACCGCGACCTCGACGTTGCCGTGGAAGCACTGGCTGCGACGGCAAACTGCGACGCCCTCCAGCTGCAGCGGCTGAAAAAGAAGAAGCTCATGATCAAGGACCGGATCTCCACCTTGGAAGATCAGCTCTTTCCCGACATCATCGCCTAA
- the purE gene encoding 5-(carboxyamino)imidazole ribonucleotide mutase, with amino-acid sequence MAAADVAIIMGSQSDWPTMKHAAETLDQLGISYDARIVSAHRTPDRMYDFAKGAKAEGFKVIIAGAGGAAHLPGMTAALTPLPVFGVPVESKSLSGEDSLLSIVQMPGGIPVGTLAIGKAGATNAALLTAAVLALSDPQIEKALEAYRAGRTADVAERPTDD; translated from the coding sequence ATGGCCGCTGCCGACGTTGCAATCATCATGGGAAGCCAGTCCGATTGGCCGACCATGAAACATGCAGCCGAGACTCTCGATCAGCTCGGGATATCCTATGACGCGCGCATCGTTTCCGCGCACCGCACGCCGGACCGGATGTACGACTTTGCCAAGGGGGCCAAGGCCGAAGGCTTCAAGGTGATCATCGCCGGCGCCGGCGGGGCGGCCCACCTGCCCGGGATGACCGCGGCCCTGACCCCCCTGCCCGTCTTCGGTGTTCCCGTCGAAAGCAAGAGCCTGTCCGGCGAGGACAGTCTCCTGTCCATCGTGCAGATGCCGGGCGGCATTCCGGTCGGAACCCTGGCGATCGGCAAGGCCGGAGCGACCAACGCGGCCCTTCTGACCGCCGCGGTCCTGGCCTTGAGCGATCCGCAAATCGAGAAGGCCCTGGAAGCCTATCGCGCAGGTCGTACCGCAGATGTCGCCGAGCGGCCGACCGACGACTGA
- a CDS encoding 5-(carboxyamino)imidazole ribonucleotide synthase, giving the protein MNENIRLSPGDTVGILGGGQLGRMLALSAASLGLKAHIFCPDPESPAFDVCSTYTIAPYEDIGALDAFASACSAITYEFENVPALTAAHLAALVPVRPGVKALEVSQDRLSEKDFLSGSGVALAGYARVDSDEDLQAALERFDGTGVLKTRRFGYDGKGQIMIRKPEDVKDAFDRIGRAPAVLEELIGFEREVSVIVARDIDGKCDAYDVCENHHENHILKTSTVPAKVSATTAAAAREMAIRIASSLDYVGVMGVEMFLSRGTDGETLRVNEIAPRVHNSGHWTEDACLTSQFEQHMRAVAGWRLGACARHSDVVMENLIGDECDAWPEILADPNARLHLYGKREARPGRKMGHVNRISPLTSE; this is encoded by the coding sequence ATGAACGAAAACATCCGTCTTTCCCCCGGCGACACGGTGGGTATTCTGGGCGGCGGTCAGCTCGGCCGCATGCTTGCGCTGTCCGCGGCAAGCCTCGGTCTGAAAGCCCATATCTTCTGCCCCGACCCGGAAAGCCCCGCCTTCGACGTCTGTTCCACCTATACGATTGCGCCCTATGAGGACATCGGCGCGCTGGACGCCTTTGCGTCGGCCTGTTCGGCAATCACCTACGAATTCGAAAACGTGCCTGCCCTGACCGCGGCCCATCTCGCCGCGCTCGTCCCGGTGCGGCCGGGTGTCAAAGCCCTGGAAGTCTCCCAGGATCGCTTGAGCGAAAAGGACTTCCTGTCCGGCTCCGGCGTGGCCCTCGCCGGCTATGCACGTGTCGACAGCGATGAGGACCTTCAGGCGGCCCTCGAACGCTTCGACGGCACCGGCGTGTTGAAAACCCGCCGCTTTGGTTATGACGGCAAGGGTCAGATCATGATCCGGAAGCCCGAAGACGTGAAGGATGCCTTCGACCGAATCGGCCGCGCACCCGCCGTCCTGGAAGAGCTGATCGGCTTCGAGCGCGAAGTCTCGGTGATCGTCGCCCGCGATATCGACGGCAAATGCGATGCCTACGACGTTTGCGAAAACCATCACGAGAACCACATCCTGAAGACCTCGACCGTGCCGGCGAAGGTCAGCGCAACAACTGCGGCGGCGGCCCGCGAGATGGCGATCCGGATCGCATCCTCCCTCGACTATGTCGGCGTGATGGGTGTGGAGATGTTCCTGTCGCGCGGAACCGACGGCGAAACCCTTCGGGTCAACGAGATCGCGCCGCGCGTGCACAATTCCGGTCACTGGACCGAGGATGCCTGCCTGACGTCCCAGTTCGAGCAGCACATGCGCGCGGTTGCCGGCTGGCGGCTCGGTGCCTGCGCCCGCCATTCCGACGTGGTCATGGAAAACCTGATCGGCGACGAATGCGACGCCTGGCCTGAAATCCTGGCCGACCCGAACGCCAGACTGCATCTCTACGGCAAGCGCGAGGCGCGGCCGGGCCGCAAGATGGGCCACGTCAACCGGATCAGCCCACTCACGTCCGAATAA
- a CDS encoding MATE family efflux transporter produces the protein MAGWDGIRPGNGGFLALWKSDIRPTLALGLPLVGAQLAQMAINTTDVLMIGRLGAQELAASVLAFNMYMLLWFFGMGVIQAVIPLAAKARGRQDLRELRRSVRMAFWVVAFYCLPVWGLILYAEEIWVFLGQDPQISAIAAGYMGVLKWTMFPALSIMAVRGFLTIMERAQVVLWATIAGALANAFLDYLLIFGHFGFPRLELVGAGIASVISSTVTMILLFAYAALHPRLKRYAIFGRIWRSDWPAFFQILRLGLPIAVTIILEAALFSASAIMMGWLGTLQLAGHGIALQIASLTFMVPVGLSQAAMTRVGLASGRRDHAGVGRAGWTALVITVICMTCFAVIFRSIPETLISLYLDFSNPQSQAVLAFGASYLAVAALFQIADGAQIIGVNNLRGLGDTKVPLIYAFGGYWVIGISLSLGLGFGLGMGGVGIWGGLAGGLLTVAIFANRRFYRREALGLLS, from the coding sequence ATGGCTGGCTGGGACGGTATCCGTCCGGGCAACGGCGGTTTTCTGGCGCTTTGGAAGAGCGACATCCGCCCGACGCTTGCGCTCGGCTTGCCGCTGGTCGGGGCTCAACTGGCCCAGATGGCGATCAACACGACCGACGTTTTGATGATCGGCCGCCTGGGCGCGCAGGAACTTGCGGCGTCTGTGCTGGCGTTCAACATGTACATGTTGCTCTGGTTCTTCGGCATGGGCGTGATCCAGGCGGTGATCCCTCTGGCCGCCAAGGCCCGTGGACGGCAGGACCTGCGCGAATTGCGCCGGTCGGTCCGTATGGCATTCTGGGTCGTCGCGTTTTATTGCCTGCCCGTCTGGGGGCTGATCCTTTATGCCGAGGAGATCTGGGTATTCCTCGGGCAGGATCCTCAAATCTCGGCTATCGCGGCGGGCTATATGGGTGTCCTCAAGTGGACCATGTTTCCGGCGTTGAGCATCATGGCGGTGCGCGGGTTCCTGACGATCATGGAGCGGGCCCAGGTGGTTCTTTGGGCGACAATTGCCGGAGCGCTCGCCAATGCGTTTCTCGATTATCTGCTGATCTTCGGCCACTTCGGGTTTCCCCGTCTTGAACTCGTCGGCGCGGGGATCGCGTCGGTCATCAGTTCCACCGTCACGATGATATTGCTGTTCGCCTATGCGGCGCTGCATCCCCGGTTGAAGCGCTACGCGATATTCGGCCGGATCTGGCGGTCCGACTGGCCGGCGTTTTTCCAGATCCTGCGCCTGGGGCTGCCGATCGCCGTGACGATCATTCTGGAAGCGGCACTGTTTTCAGCCTCCGCGATCATGATGGGCTGGCTCGGAACCCTGCAATTGGCCGGTCACGGGATCGCATTGCAGATCGCCTCTCTGACCTTCATGGTGCCGGTGGGGCTCAGTCAGGCCGCCATGACCCGGGTCGGTCTGGCGTCCGGGCGCCGGGATCACGCGGGGGTCGGACGCGCGGGCTGGACGGCCCTTGTGATCACCGTGATCTGCATGACGTGTTTCGCCGTGATTTTCCGGTCGATCCCCGAAACGCTGATTTCGCTTTACCTGGATTTCAGTAATCCGCAGTCCCAGGCGGTGCTGGCTTTCGGCGCCTCGTACCTGGCGGTGGCGGCGCTCTTCCAGATTGCCGACGGGGCCCAGATCATCGGCGTCAACAACCTGCGCGGCCTGGGCGATACCAAGGTGCCGCTGATTTACGCGTTCGGCGGTTACTGGGTGATCGGGATCAGCCTGTCACTGGGGCTCGGCTTCGGTCTCGGCATGGGGGGCGTCGGCATCTGGGGCGGGCTTGCCGGTGGATTGCTGACCGTCGCCATTTTCGCCAATCGCCGGTTCTATCGCCGAGAGGCCCTGGGGTTGCTGTCCTGA
- the rpsU gene encoding 30S ribosomal protein S21, with the protein MQVLVRDNNVDQALRALKKKLQREGVFREMKLRGHFEKPSEKKAREKAEAVRRARKLARKQAQREGLLPGRSSRH; encoded by the coding sequence GTGCAGGTTCTGGTTCGCGACAACAACGTCGATCAGGCGCTCAGAGCGCTGAAAAAAAAGTTGCAGCGTGAAGGTGTCTTCCGCGAAATGAAACTCCGTGGCCATTTCGAAAAGCCGTCGGAAAAGAAGGCGCGCGAAAAGGCTGAAGCCGTTCGCCGCGCCCGCAAGCTGGCTCGCAAACAGGCTCAGCGCGAAGGCCTGCTTCCCGGCCGCTCTTCCCGCCACTAA
- a CDS encoding tetratricopeptide repeat protein: MIQHPSHAMRSALNPKHTLGLLLAVGIAAGLGGCQSSGVYDDVPIDRAVGSSANIDSLTAVIEANPRDASAYNTRGIAYGQAGKLDKAIADFNIALQLDPRSYQTYTNRALVFRRMGNTQQAIADYTRAINIKPDYDAAYVGRGNAYRTQGNYSAALADFNSVIARNSGDARAYYNRGLIYQAQGQQAQAIEDFATAIGLSPNVSEIYTARGISYLAINDPNAAFTDLSMAVNLDKRSAVAWANRGAALELLGRLKDARRNYNKALNLDNSNTLARDGLTRVNRSMKS; the protein is encoded by the coding sequence ATGATTCAGCACCCATCACATGCAATGCGCTCCGCCCTCAATCCGAAACATACACTCGGCCTTTTGCTCGCCGTGGGGATTGCGGCAGGCCTGGGTGGATGCCAGTCCAGCGGTGTTTATGACGACGTTCCGATCGACCGGGCGGTCGGTTCCTCCGCCAACATCGATTCGCTGACGGCCGTGATCGAAGCCAATCCGCGGGATGCAAGCGCGTACAATACGCGCGGCATCGCCTACGGACAGGCAGGCAAGCTCGACAAGGCGATCGCCGATTTCAATATCGCGCTGCAGCTCGATCCGCGCTCCTACCAGACCTATACCAACCGGGCGCTCGTCTTTCGCCGCATGGGCAATACCCAGCAGGCGATTGCCGACTATACCCGGGCGATCAACATCAAGCCGGATTACGACGCGGCCTATGTGGGCCGCGGCAACGCCTACCGGACCCAGGGCAACTACAGCGCCGCTCTGGCCGACTTCAATTCGGTCATCGCCCGGAACAGCGGCGATGCCCGCGCCTACTACAATCGCGGCCTGATCTACCAGGCCCAGGGCCAGCAAGCCCAGGCGATCGAGGATTTCGCGACAGCGATCGGCCTGAGCCCGAATGTCAGCGAGATCTACACCGCCCGCGGCATCTCCTATCTGGCCATCAACGATCCGAACGCGGCGTTCACCGACCTGTCCATGGCCGTGAACCTCGACAAGCGGTCGGCCGTCGCCTGGGCGAACCGCGGCGCGGCCCTGGAGCTTCTGGGCAGGCTGAAAGACGCCCGCAGGAACTACAACAAGGCCTTGAACCTGGATAATTCCAATACTCTGGCCCGTGACGGCCTGACCCGGGTCAACAGGTCCATGAAATCCTAG
- a CDS encoding NAD(P)H-dependent oxidoreductase gives MANGRKILVIDGHPDPESDHFCHALAQSYRQGAESGGHIVDVVRIADLDFPFLRSPKDYDTAPVPTSLDQVTQEMLAADHVVLIYPLWLGTLPALTKAFLEQVFHRDTAFEPAEEGKWPKGRLTGKSARVIVTMGMPALAYRFWYGAHSLKSLERNILKFIGFKPVRDTIFGMVEAVSEDKRKGWLKQVEDLGRQAV, from the coding sequence ATGGCGAACGGTCGCAAAATACTTGTCATCGACGGTCACCCGGATCCGGAATCCGACCACTTCTGCCATGCCCTCGCCCAAAGCTATCGCCAGGGCGCCGAAAGCGGAGGGCACATTGTCGATGTGGTGCGGATCGCCGATCTCGACTTTCCTTTCCTGCGCTCGCCAAAGGATTACGACACAGCCCCTGTCCCGACGTCCCTGGACCAGGTCACGCAGGAGATGCTTGCGGCGGATCATGTCGTCCTGATCTATCCGCTGTGGCTTGGAACCCTGCCGGCGCTCACGAAAGCCTTTCTCGAGCAGGTCTTCCATCGCGATACCGCCTTCGAACCCGCCGAGGAAGGCAAATGGCCCAAGGGGCGGCTGACAGGCAAGTCCGCCCGGGTGATCGTGACCATGGGCATGCCTGCCCTCGCTTATCGTTTTTGGTATGGCGCGCACAGCCTCAAGAGCCTGGAGCGCAACATCCTGAAGTTCATCGGCTTCAAACCGGTCCGGGACACGATTTTCGGCATGGTGGAGGCGGTCAGCGAAGACAAACGCAAGGGCTGGCTGAAGCAGGTCGAGGACCTGGGACGGCAGGCGGTCTAA
- a CDS encoding adenylate/guanylate cyclase domain-containing protein produces the protein MNKAVLDPAPRTYAPHVYLIARSSRGPGCAPETLTIEELHAWLLHEATRIDNVMLMFEEFMWRCKAAGLGIDRATLHIGTLHPRVIGFSWVWNSQDMYCDEVAAGANAPKTEAFTRNPLFLVVNEGQTIKVDLENEEGANSAPLMRELADEGYTTYVALPLSSSHEKSNAMTLASMRPGGFSPLEKDKIRSLIDLLALHIERHIVQRIARNVADTYLGPIAGQRVLDGEIKRGDGEAIRAVVFMADMRGFTQLADRLSGPEVTAILNAYFDRISNAVLGHGGDILKFMGDGVLAVFDQKALGETDAANAAVKAARAALKAIEDLNTTPPPQDLPDPAYWHPLKIGIGLHRGEVFFGNVGGEERLDFTVIGRAINETSRVESLCKPLGCELLLTEPVREVLSRDLLTGLNAMGEHALRGVGKPVAIYAA, from the coding sequence ATGAACAAAGCCGTGCTTGACCCCGCCCCGCGCACATATGCGCCCCATGTCTATCTGATCGCCCGCTCCAGTCGGGGACCGGGCTGTGCACCCGAGACGCTGACAATCGAGGAGCTTCATGCCTGGCTGCTGCATGAGGCGACACGGATCGACAATGTCATGCTGATGTTCGAGGAGTTCATGTGGCGCTGCAAGGCGGCAGGTCTCGGCATTGACCGGGCAACGTTGCATATCGGCACGCTGCATCCGCGCGTTATCGGCTTTTCCTGGGTCTGGAACAGCCAGGACATGTATTGCGACGAGGTGGCGGCGGGCGCAAACGCCCCCAAGACCGAAGCCTTCACCCGCAATCCGCTTTTCCTCGTCGTCAATGAAGGCCAGACCATCAAGGTCGATCTGGAAAATGAGGAAGGCGCCAATTCCGCACCGCTGATGCGCGAACTCGCCGACGAGGGCTACACGACCTATGTCGCCCTGCCGCTCAGTTCCTCTCACGAGAAAAGTAACGCGATGACGCTGGCCTCGATGCGGCCCGGTGGGTTCTCGCCGTTGGAAAAGGACAAGATCCGCAGCCTGATCGACCTCTTGGCCCTGCATATCGAGCGTCATATCGTACAGCGCATCGCCCGCAACGTCGCCGACACCTATCTCGGCCCTATTGCGGGACAGCGGGTGCTGGACGGCGAAATCAAACGCGGCGATGGCGAAGCCATCCGGGCCGTTGTGTTCATGGCTGACATGCGCGGTTTTACCCAGCTCGCCGACCGGCTCTCCGGCCCGGAAGTGACGGCAATCCTCAACGCCTATTTCGACAGGATCTCGAATGCGGTCCTCGGCCACGGTGGCGACATCCTGAAGTTCATGGGAGACGGCGTCCTTGCCGTCTTCGACCAGAAGGCGCTCGGGGAAACCGATGCCGCCAACGCGGCGGTGAAGGCAGCCCGGGCAGCGCTCAAGGCCATTGAGGATCTCAACACCACCCCCCCGCCGCAGGACCTGCCGGATCCAGCTTACTGGCACCCTCTGAAGATCGGAATCGGCCTCCATCGGGGCGAAGTGTTTTTCGGAAATGTGGGCGGCGAGGAGCGGCTCGACTTCACCGTGATTGGCCGCGCCATCAACGAGACCAGCCGGGTGGAATCCTTATGCAAGCCGCTGGGCTGCGAGCTGCTTCTGACCGAACCGGTCCGTGAGGTCCTCTCCCGTGACCTTCTGACCGGCCTCAACGCCATGGGCGAACACGCCCTGCGTGGTGTCGGCAAGCCTGTGGCGATCTATGCCGCTTGA
- the rluA gene encoding bifunctional tRNA pseudouridine(32) synthase/23S rRNA pseudouridine(746) synthase RluA, with product MSAPPAFIYDPPVEPWLEVLHRDEDLLVVNKPSGLLSVPGKAAEHADCIEARARNAFPEARIVHRLDMDTSGVMALATNPAAHRHLGLQFERRKTKKVYVARIWGQPAADEGEVDLPLICDWPNRPKQMVCHDRGKPALTRWKVVERDGATARVQLYPLTGRSHQLRVHMLALGHPIAGDRFYAEGAALDASSRLALHAEELTLHHPADGRLVTFRAECPF from the coding sequence ATGTCCGCGCCACCCGCATTTATCTACGATCCGCCTGTCGAGCCTTGGCTGGAGGTGCTCCACCGGGATGAGGATCTGCTGGTGGTCAACAAGCCGAGCGGACTGTTGAGCGTGCCGGGCAAGGCTGCCGAACATGCCGATTGCATCGAGGCGCGCGCCCGGAATGCTTTTCCGGAGGCACGGATCGTCCATCGTCTCGACATGGATACGTCCGGTGTCATGGCGCTTGCCACGAATCCGGCAGCGCACAGGCATCTGGGACTTCAGTTCGAGCGTCGAAAGACAAAAAAGGTCTATGTTGCCCGGATCTGGGGGCAACCGGCGGCCGACGAGGGCGAGGTCGATCTGCCTCTCATCTGCGACTGGCCCAACCGGCCCAAACAGATGGTCTGTCACGACCGCGGCAAACCGGCCTTGACGCGCTGGAAGGTGGTTGAGCGGGACGGGGCCACGGCACGGGTGCAGCTCTACCCCCTGACGGGGCGCTCGCACCAGTTGCGGGTCCATATGCTGGCGCTCGGCCATCCGATTGCCGGTGACCGTTTTTATGCCGAAGGGGCCGCCCTTGACGCTTCCAGCCGGCTTGCATTGCATGCCGAAGAGCTGACGTTACATCATCCGGCGGACGGCAGGCTGGTTACGTTCCGCGCGGAATGTCCTTTTTGA
- a CDS encoding NAD(P)(+) transhydrogenase (Re/Si-specific) subunit beta, producing the protein MSANITALLYLVSAVLFIMALRGLSNPESSRKGNYYGMLGMTIAVVTTLFASGVSFGSGLLIVAGVGIGGGVGAVTARRIPMTAMPQLVAAFHSLVGLAAVFVAASALYAPEAFGIGAPGHIHAQALVEAAIGAAIGAITFTGSVIAFLKLDGRMSGKPIMLPGRHLINLALAIGLVLLVVGLVNTESAVIFWGLVLVAFLFGVLIIIPIGGADMPVVVSMLNSYSGWAAAGIGFTLGNMALIITGALVGSSGAILSYIMCKGMNRSFISVILGGFGGETAGPSGGDEEERPVKQGSAEDAAFIMKNASKVIIVPGYGMAVAQAQHALREMCDLLKEEGVEVKYAIHPVAGRMPGHMNVLLAEANVPYDEVFELEDINSEFAQADVAYVIGANDVTNPSARDDPQSPIYGMPILDVDKAGTVLFVKRGMGSGYAGIQNELFFLDKTMMLFGDAKKMTEEIVKAF; encoded by the coding sequence ATGTCAGCAAATATCACTGCGCTCCTCTACCTCGTTTCCGCCGTTCTCTTCATCATGGCCCTTCGCGGCCTGTCCAACCCGGAAAGCTCGCGCAAGGGCAACTACTACGGCATGCTCGGCATGACCATCGCCGTCGTGACGACCCTGTTTGCCTCGGGCGTTAGCTTCGGTTCCGGTCTTCTGATTGTGGCCGGCGTGGGCATCGGTGGCGGTGTCGGCGCGGTCACCGCCCGTCGCATTCCCATGACGGCCATGCCGCAGCTGGTTGCCGCGTTTCACTCGCTGGTGGGCCTGGCAGCCGTCTTCGTCGCGGCAAGCGCGCTTTATGCGCCTGAGGCGTTCGGCATCGGCGCTCCGGGCCATATCCATGCCCAGGCACTGGTCGAAGCCGCTATCGGGGCCGCGATCGGCGCGATCACCTTCACCGGTTCGGTCATCGCTTTCCTGAAACTGGACGGACGCATGTCGGGCAAGCCGATCATGCTGCCGGGCCGCCACCTGATCAACCTCGCGCTGGCGATCGGCCTCGTGCTTCTGGTCGTCGGTCTGGTCAACACCGAAAGCGCCGTCATCTTCTGGGGTCTGGTGCTGGTGGCGTTCCTGTTCGGCGTCCTGATCATCATTCCGATCGGGGGCGCGGATATGCCGGTGGTGGTTTCCATGCTCAACTCCTATTCGGGGTGGGCGGCAGCCGGTATCGGTTTCACCCTCGGCAACATGGCCCTGATCATTACCGGCGCGCTCGTCGGTTCGTCGGGGGCGATCCTGTCCTACATCATGTGCAAGGGCATGAACCGCTCGTTCATCTCGGTGATCCTCGGCGGCTTTGGCGGCGAAACCGCCGGTCCTTCCGGCGGTGACGAGGAAGAGCGCCCGGTCAAGCAGGGCTCGGCCGAAGACGCGGCCTTCATCATGAAGAACGCGTCCAAGGTCATCATCGTACCGGGTTACGGCATGGCCGTCGCCCAGGCCCAGCATGCCCTGCGCGAAATGTGCGATCTTCTGAAGGAAGAAGGCGTCGAGGTGAAATACGCCATTCACCCGGTCGCGGGCCGCATGCCGGGGCACATGAACGTGCTCCTTGCGGAAGCCAACGTGCCTTATGACGAGGTGTTCGAACTGGAAGACATCAACTCCGAATTCGCGCAGGCCGATGTGGCTTACGTGATCGGGGCGAACGATGTGACCAACCCGTCTGCCCGTGACGATCCGCAATCGCCGATTTACGGCATGCCGATCCTCGACGTCGACAAGGCCGGTACGGTTCTCTTCGTCAAGCGCGGCATGGGCTCCGGTTATGCCGGTATCCAGAACGAGCTGTTCTTCCTCGACAAGACGATGATGCTGTTCGGCGACGCCAAGAAGATGACCGAGGAAATCGTCAAGGCGTTCTGA
- a CDS encoding proton-translocating transhydrogenase family protein: MSELSQSEMLERANAAADAAREAAATAHDAAAAAQGYVDQLTAGAGDTAMHVAASGSVIEPFVFLFSVFVLAIFVGYYVVWSVTPALHTPLMAVTNAISSVIVVGALLAVGVDLTAGDGALMARIFGFLALVLASVNIFGGFLVTSRMLAMYKKKQR, translated from the coding sequence ATGAGCGAATTGTCTCAAAGCGAAATGCTGGAGCGGGCGAATGCCGCTGCCGACGCTGCACGTGAAGCCGCGGCAACGGCCCATGATGCCGCGGCGGCCGCGCAAGGCTATGTGGACCAGCTGACTGCCGGCGCCGGCGATACCGCCATGCATGTGGCGGCCTCTGGAAGCGTGATCGAACCGTTTGTGTTCTTGTTCTCGGTGTTCGTGCTGGCGATCTTCGTCGGCTACTACGTGGTCTGGTCGGTGACCCCGGCCTTGCACACGCCGCTGATGGCGGTGACCAACGCCATTTCGTCCGTGATCGTCGTCGGTGCGCTTCTGGCGGTCGGCGTCGACCTGACGGCCGGCGACGGAGCGCTCATGGCGCGGATCTTCGGGTTCCTCGCCCTCGTACTTGCAAGCGTGAACATCTTCGGGGGGTTCCTCGTGACCAGCCGAATGCTTGCCATGTACAAGAAAAAGCAGCGATAG
- a CDS encoding Re/Si-specific NAD(P)(+) transhydrogenase subunit alpha, with product MKIAVPRESDAVETRVAATPDTVKKLIGLGATVSVEKGAGLASRIPDADYKEAGATISTSAATTLKDADVVLKVRRPNADELKAMKSGALVIATMDPYGHEDEVKAMAEAGVAAFAMEFMPRITRAQVMDVLSSQANLAGYQAVIEGAYEYDRAMPMMMTAAGTVPAARVFVMGAGVAGLQAIATARRLGAVVTATDVRPASKEQVESLGAKFIAVEDEEFKQAETAGGYAKQMSEEYQKKQAELVATHIAKQDIVITTALIPGRPAPKLVSKDMLASMKPGSVIVDLAVERGGNVEGAKPGKVAAVSNVKIVGHLNMAGRIGASASALYAKNLFAFLETMIDKEAKTLKPDWEDQLVTATVLTRDGKVVHPAFAPAEA from the coding sequence ATGAAAATTGCTGTGCCGCGCGAAAGCGACGCGGTTGAAACACGCGTGGCCGCAACGCCCGATACGGTCAAGAAGCTGATCGGTCTGGGCGCCACTGTGTCCGTCGAAAAAGGGGCCGGTCTGGCCTCGCGCATTCCCGACGCCGATTACAAGGAAGCGGGGGCCACGATTTCCACCAGTGCCGCAACCACGCTCAAGGACGCGGACGTCGTCCTGAAGGTCCGTCGGCCGAATGCGGATGAACTCAAGGCCATGAAGAGCGGTGCGCTCGTCATCGCCACCATGGACCCCTACGGCCATGAGGACGAGGTCAAGGCAATGGCCGAGGCCGGTGTTGCCGCATTCGCCATGGAATTCATGCCGCGCATCACCCGCGCCCAGGTCATGGACGTCCTGTCGTCTCAGGCGAACCTTGCCGGCTACCAGGCGGTCATCGAGGGGGCCTACGAATACGACCGCGCCATGCCGATGATGATGACCGCGGCCGGCACCGTTCCCGCCGCACGCGTCTTCGTCATGGGGGCTGGCGTCGCCGGTCTCCAGGCGATCGCGACCGCGCGTCGTCTCGGTGCTGTGGTGACCGCCACGGACGTCCGTCCGGCCTCCAAGGAACAGGTCGAATCGCTCGGAGCGAAGTTCATCGCCGTTGAGGACGAAGAGTTCAAGCAGGCGGAAACCGCCGGCGGCTATGCCAAGCAGATGTCCGAGGAATACCAGAAGAAGCAGGCCGAACTGGTCGCGACGCACATTGCCAAGCAGGACATCGTCATCACGACCGCGCTCATTCCCGGACGTCCGGCGCCCAAGCTCGTTTCCAAGGACATGCTTGCCAGCATGAAACCGGGCTCCGTTATCGTCGACCTCGCGGTCGAGCGGGGCGGAAACGTGGAAGGTGCCAAGCCGGGCAAGGTGGCCGCGGTTTCCAACGTGAAGATCGTCGGTCATCTGAACATGGCCGGACGGATCGGGGCTTCTGCCTCCGCACTCTATGCCAAGAACCTGTTCGCGTTCCTGGAAACCATGATCGACAAGGAAGCCAAAACGCTGAAGCCCGATTGGGAAGACCAGCTGGTGACCGCAACCGTCCTGACCCGCGATGGAAAGGTGGTTCATCCCGCCTTTGCACCGGCAGAGGCCTGA
- a CDS encoding aa3-type cytochrome c oxidase subunit IV produces the protein MSDNSAPAMDYEAHEATYEGFINFSKVGTVAVLNIVLCLILFSFGGTAATIFGWLMLIATIVAGSIGLALGAKGWVPSAAVFVLTALLAILTV, from the coding sequence ATGTCTGATAATTCCGCGCCCGCCATGGACTACGAGGCACACGAAGCCACCTACGAGGGGTTCATCAATTTCTCCAAGGTCGGCACTGTGGCCGTTCTCAACATCGTCCTGTGCCTGATTCTGTTTTCGTTCGGCGGAACCGCCGCCACCATTTTCGGATGGCTCATGCTGATCGCGACGATCGTCGCAGGTTCTATCGGTCTTGCACTTGGTGCCAAGGGCTGGGTTCCGTCGGCCGCCGTCTTCGTACTGACCGCCCTTCTGGCGATTCTGACCGTCTGA